A window of the Xiashengella succiniciproducens genome harbors these coding sequences:
- the carA gene encoding glutamine-hydrolyzing carbamoyl-phosphate synthase small subunit, with protein sequence MSEAKEIKLILEDGSVFAGKSFGYHGSVSGEMVFNTAMTGYPESLTDPSYKGQILVSTYPLIGNYGVPSKETENGIPKFYESDEIHIAGLVISEYSFGYSHWNAQKSLGDWLKEYKVPGIFGIDTRSLTQLLRENGPMLGKVVADDVDVEFYNPDIHNLAAMVSTKEKLVYGNGKYRVVLLDTGAKYNILRCLLKRDTTVIRVPWDYDFTQEEYDGIVLSNGPGNPALYEASVNNIRKALQGDKPIFGICLGNQLMGIAAGGSTHKLKYGHRAHNHPVKLVGTDKCYITSQNHGFVLDTDSLDSDWEPYFINLNDNTNEGIRNKKKPFFSTQFHPEASGGPTDTEFLFDNFMDLVKERKK encoded by the coding sequence ATGTCTGAAGCAAAAGAAATAAAGCTGATATTGGAAGACGGCTCCGTGTTTGCCGGAAAATCCTTCGGTTATCATGGCTCCGTGTCGGGTGAGATGGTTTTCAATACAGCAATGACCGGATATCCCGAAAGTTTAACAGACCCATCCTACAAGGGTCAGATTTTGGTTTCAACCTACCCCCTTATTGGAAACTACGGGGTTCCATCAAAGGAAACAGAGAATGGAATTCCAAAATTCTATGAATCTGATGAGATTCATATTGCAGGACTGGTTATTTCTGAATACTCCTTTGGCTATAGTCACTGGAACGCTCAAAAGAGCCTTGGTGACTGGCTTAAAGAATACAAAGTTCCCGGCATTTTCGGCATCGACACCCGTAGTCTGACTCAGCTGCTTCGCGAAAACGGTCCTATGCTCGGCAAGGTAGTTGCCGATGATGTAGATGTTGAATTTTACAACCCAGACATCCACAACCTTGCTGCAATGGTAAGCACCAAGGAGAAGCTTGTCTATGGAAACGGTAAATACAGAGTAGTACTGCTTGATACAGGTGCAAAGTACAACATACTCCGCTGCTTATTGAAGAGGGATACCACAGTAATCAGGGTGCCCTGGGATTATGACTTTACGCAGGAAGAATATGATGGAATAGTGCTTTCAAACGGACCGGGTAATCCAGCCCTTTACGAAGCCAGTGTAAACAATATACGTAAGGCTTTGCAAGGGGATAAGCCAATCTTCGGTATCTGTCTTGGCAACCAGCTTATGGGAATCGCTGCCGGAGGATCTACTCACAAACTGAAGTACGGGCACAGGGCTCACAACCACCCTGTAAAGTTGGTTGGAACTGACAAGTGCTATATCACAAGCCAGAACCACGGATTTGTACTTGATACCGACAGCCTTGACAGCGACTGGGAACCCTACTTTATCAACCTAAATGACAATACCAACGAGGGAATCAGAAACAAGAAGAAACCATTCTTCTCTACCCAGTTTCACCCCGAAGCATCAGGCGGTCCAACAGATACAGAGTTTCTTTTTGACAACTTTATGGACCTTGTAAAGGAACGCAAGAAATAA